The genome window CTTGAAAAACCGATTCAAGAGCCAGAATGGCATGTGGCTCTTTTCCGGGGATTTCGGAGCCAGATACCTGACCTATAGCAACGGGAAGTTTCACGCCACAGATTATACTACAAAGAATGGCAAACTGATAGGCGATCATCAGCTACAGATGACAGAAGACGCCAAACAGAATGTATGGATCGCATCCGATAAAGGTCTTAACCGCATCACCCCTGATGGCAAGAGCCATCTGATGCTCAAGAACCAGCACATCATCACCCTGACTACTGACGGCAATCATATTGCCGTGCTGACCGACAAGGGCGATGCCTTCCTTTATGACAACTCGGGCAAACTCGTCCGGAAATCCCATCTTCCATCCATGGTGGGATATGTGGGTAAATCGCGCGCCTCCTTCTTCTGGCAGGGAGAATGGTATATCTTTACCCAGGAAGAAACTTTCGCCATGAACCTGAAAACCGGCATCTTCCACAAGCCAGCCATCCAGATACCGAATGCCATGTCGAAATTTTTTCTCAAATCCTATGAGTTTCTTTACGACAAGAAGGGAAACGCCTACCTGTTCAGCAAGAATGGAAAACTCTATAAGAAATTCCATCTGCTGGACGACAAGGCTTACATCAACAGTAGAGACAAGAACTTCGTGGCTGCCGAAGATGCCAACGGAAATGTATATATCGTATCTTATGGTAACGGACTCTTCATCTACAACCGGAAGGAAGATGAACTCCAGCACTTCTCAACAGCTGACAAGAATTCACTCTTCCACTCCAACTTCCTGCTGAGCGTATTCATCGACCGAAGCGGATGCATCTGGATCTGTACGGGAGAGGGCGTATATTGCTGCCGTGAACTAAAGGATCTCAACACAGAGCATGTCAAGATAGAACCAAATATCAACCGGGAATGGAGCAACTACGTGCGCCATATCAGCAACATAGGCAATGACAAGCTCGCCGTCACTACCCGTGCCAACATAACTTACATCTATGATGCCAAAACCCAACAGCGTTCGTTGGAAATGCAGACCGACGCCTGCGTCTATGACTATGCCATCGACCCGCAGGGCAAGAAATGGATAGCCACCAAGGGCGACGGCATCTACATTGACAATGTAAGATATTGGAAATATGAGAAGAACCACTATGCTCCAAGCGCATCCTTCTACAAGACCATCTTCGACAAGCAGGGAAGAGCCTGGATTGCCACCTGGGGAGAAGGTCTGCTCATCACCCCACAGACTACGGGGCAGCAGCCACGGAAATTCGAGCAGTTTCTGAATGCAAACGGCAAGGAAGCCCAAATCCATGATCTGCTTCTGGACCACAAAGGCAGACTCTGGATATGCAGCAACAATGGCATCCTGATGGTGAATACTGTAGAAAAGAAGATTACAGCCCAGAAGTTCCTCCGCTTCAGCGATGAAAACGAAAAGCTGCCGGTAAGCGAAATCAATTGCGGCATCGAGGCACATGACGGAAAACTATGGTTTGCAGCAACAGGAGGTATACTGAAATGCAGCTACAACGAGAAGACCGGGGAACTGAAATACGAGCTGTTTGATACCAGCAAAGGACTCACCGACAACAATACCCGCTCGCTGGAGGAAGACAACTACGGCAATATCTGGATTGGTACAGAGGAAGGAATCTCCCGTCTCAACGCCAAGACTAATGATATCCGTTCGTTCCAGATAGGACGCACCATCTTCAGCAACAACTTTACGGAGAACTGCGCCACCAAGCTGAATGATGGCAGACTGGTATTCGGTGTATCCGACGGTATGATCTTCATCCAGCCATCCCGCACCATCAGTATGCCGCCAGCCCACATGAAGGCAGTCATCACCGACCTCTCCATCAACGGTATCTCGATATACGAAGCAGAAAACGAACAATTCCTAACCAAGGCGCTGAACTATACACGGGAAATCAGCCTGCCACACGACAAGAATTCGTTCAACATCCACTTTTCCAACTTCGATTATCCGCACATCCAGGATGCGATATACCAGTACTATATGGAAGGAATAGACAATACTTGGCGCCCGATGACCAGCATCAACCATGCCGAGTTCAGCGACCTGAACCCTGGCAGCTACACCCTACACATCCGTACCCGTATAGGCAGCAACCAGTGGAGCGAGGAAACCCTGCTGCACATCACCATCTGCCAGCCTTGGTACAATACGGTATGGGCGTGGTGCATCTATCTGCTCATCATCAGCGGAGCCGGAGTGCCCTATTACCGTTCATGGCTGAGAAACTTCGAACTGAACCAGCAGATTGCTTTGGAGAAACAGATGTCTGACTTCCGAATCAACTTCTTCACCCATATCTCTCATGAGTTCCGCACCCCGCTCGCCATCATCCAGAGTGCCGTGGAAAAGATGATGACCAAGGGAGAAGGCTATGCTTCCAAGAACAATATCTATACCCTCTCCAGAGGAAC of Segatella copri contains these proteins:
- a CDS encoding hybrid sensor histidine kinase/response regulator transcription factor; this encodes MKRNKKTFYILFYIAGIISIWLLPLQAFGSIKLDGKRLSAKDGLSCNTVNDIIQDRDGFIWLGTPNGMSRYDGYQFINFTYLSKNSGQKSHHSISQLINDEKHGLIWGYNPSNILCCFDLETAHFSNYFDKENAALLKNRFKSQNGMWLFSGDFGARYLTYSNGKFHATDYTTKNGKLIGDHQLQMTEDAKQNVWIASDKGLNRITPDGKSHLMLKNQHIITLTTDGNHIAVLTDKGDAFLYDNSGKLVRKSHLPSMVGYVGKSRASFFWQGEWYIFTQEETFAMNLKTGIFHKPAIQIPNAMSKFFLKSYEFLYDKKGNAYLFSKNGKLYKKFHLLDDKAYINSRDKNFVAAEDANGNVYIVSYGNGLFIYNRKEDELQHFSTADKNSLFHSNFLLSVFIDRSGCIWICTGEGVYCCRELKDLNTEHVKIEPNINREWSNYVRHISNIGNDKLAVTTRANITYIYDAKTQQRSLEMQTDACVYDYAIDPQGKKWIATKGDGIYIDNVRYWKYEKNHYAPSASFYKTIFDKQGRAWIATWGEGLLITPQTTGQQPRKFEQFLNANGKEAQIHDLLLDHKGRLWICSNNGILMVNTVEKKITAQKFLRFSDENEKLPVSEINCGIEAHDGKLWFAATGGILKCSYNEKTGELKYELFDTSKGLTDNNTRSLEEDNYGNIWIGTEEGISRLNAKTNDIRSFQIGRTIFSNNFTENCATKLNDGRLVFGVSDGMIFIQPSRTISMPPAHMKAVITDLSINGISIYEAENEQFLTKALNYTREISLPHDKNSFNIHFSNFDYPHIQDAIYQYYMEGIDNTWRPMTSINHAEFSDLNPGSYTLHIRTRIGSNQWSEETLLHITICQPWYNTVWAWCIYLLIISGAGVPYYRSWLRNFELNQQIALEKQMSDFRINFFTHISHEFRTPLAIIQSAVEKMMTKGEGYASKNNIYTLSRGTKRLQRLINQLMEFRKINTGNMKLNVEKGEIIGFVRSIYNDFYTIAKQKDVSMSFTPWTSRHEMLFDQEKVETIVYNLLSNAVKYTPDRGIISVRLYLENDIVFFSVEDNGPGIKPEREADLFKPFMHGYASKGGMGIGLFTAHQMAEIHKGSLTYQRSRNLGGSRFCLALPDDAGKYQPEDIIEKKALDGHSIDKDEIDMIVKEMTPKAINNVTVMVIEDDPDMLEQIKSELSVYFHVETFMNGKTGYENIRKIKPALLISDIQLPEMSGYEIVSNMKADPETQNIPVIMLTAFDDTSHILKAYKNFVDDYMVKPCNFKLLIARALQFVAMDLKAKQQAEEKAKLQEETLQENAPQENPEQTSGGEAILIKPVKELKKNEPTLLMSTLDKKFKDKLEAIVAQHIGDNNFNVDRLAELLCLGRTTVYNRTKSIMGVSPNIYIQNERLRIAAKLLLEGEYTVSEISEKVGFSDATYFYKCFKNKYGIAPSKYGK